The proteins below are encoded in one region of Oculatellaceae cyanobacterium:
- a CDS encoding alpha/beta hydrolase, giving the protein MATIDILGVPHTYDLTTPTRYPDVLVFIHGWLLSRRYWQPLVDELSPDYQCLVYDLRGFGDSQPKNNCRIANGSLDTLTDSAVSAASINDILTSRYTPAAYAEDLGVLLEKLNISSAWLVGHSLGGSIALWGASQLTDKVKGVICLNAGGGIYLKEAFEKFRSAGQQFLKHRPRWLCYMPGIDVLFTRANVARPIARCWGRQRLIDFVVAHPEAALGTLLDSTTEVEVNRLPQVVSCLEQPVYFITGAQDTVMEPKYVRHLASFHTLFQDCGDNVIEIAECGHLAMLEQPKEVAAQIRKLLI; this is encoded by the coding sequence ATGGCAACCATAGATATTCTGGGAGTTCCGCATACTTACGATTTGACAACTCCCACTAGATACCCTGATGTCCTAGTTTTCATTCATGGCTGGCTTTTAAGTCGCAGGTATTGGCAACCGCTAGTTGACGAGTTATCACCAGATTATCAGTGCCTTGTTTATGATTTGCGTGGCTTTGGCGATTCTCAACCTAAAAATAATTGCCGTATTGCTAATGGCAGCTTAGATACTCTTACTGATAGTGCAGTATCAGCAGCAAGTATTAATGATATTTTGACTTCAAGATATACGCCCGCAGCTTATGCGGAAGACTTGGGGGTTTTATTAGAAAAGCTTAATATTTCCAGTGCTTGGTTAGTTGGTCACTCTTTGGGCGGCAGTATTGCGTTATGGGGGGCATCTCAACTGACAGACAAAGTTAAGGGTGTGATCTGCTTAAATGCTGGTGGTGGTATTTATCTAAAAGAAGCATTTGAAAAGTTTAGATCTGCTGGTCAACAGTTTTTGAAACACCGTCCGCGATGGTTGTGCTATATGCCTGGGATTGATGTGTTGTTTACACGGGCAAATGTTGCACGTCCGATTGCTCGCTGTTGGGGTCGTCAACGGTTAATTGATTTTGTGGTGGCTCACCCAGAGGCAGCTTTAGGCACTTTACTAGATTCTACAACTGAAGTTGAGGTCAACCGTTTACCCCAGGTGGTATCGTGCTTGGAACAACCTGTTTATTTTATTACTGGCGCTCAGGATACGGTGATGGAGCCGAAGTATGTTAGGCATTTAGCTAGTTTTCACACATTGTTTCAAGATTGTGGAGATAATGTCATAGAAATAGCTGAATGTGGACACTTAGCAATGTTGGAGCAACCAAAGGAAGTGGCGGCTCAAATCCGTAAGCTGTTAATTTAA
- the tsaD gene encoding tRNA (adenosine(37)-N6)-threonylcarbamoyltransferase complex transferase subunit TsaD has product MVTVLAIETSCDETAVAVVKNRQVLSSIVASQISIHQQYGGVVPEVASRKHLETINFAIAQALDEADLDWSGIDGIAATCAPGLVGALLVGLTAAKTLAIVHQKPFIGVHHLEGHIYASYLSDPELTPPFLCLLVSGGHTSLIYVKDCGVYENLGETRDDAAGEAFDKVARLLNLSYPGGPIIDKLAQQGNPQTFPLPEGNISLPGGGYHPYDSSFSGLKTAVLRLVQKLQQDSSEPLPVNDIAASFQASVARSLTKRAIACALDYGLNTIAIGGGVAANSELRKQLQQAATKHNLQVLFPPLKFCTDNAAMIGCAAAEHLNRGHTSPLTLGTQSRLALANVMEIYKH; this is encoded by the coding sequence ATGGTTACCGTTTTAGCAATTGAAACAAGTTGTGACGAAACTGCCGTAGCAGTTGTAAAGAATCGTCAAGTTTTGAGTAGTATTGTTGCATCTCAAATCTCAATCCATCAACAATATGGTGGTGTAGTACCGGAAGTAGCTTCGCGAAAACACCTAGAAACAATTAATTTTGCGATCGCTCAAGCACTAGATGAAGCAGATCTAGATTGGTCAGGAATTGACGGCATTGCAGCCACTTGTGCGCCTGGATTAGTCGGGGCATTATTAGTTGGTTTAACTGCCGCTAAAACCCTAGCGATCGTTCACCAGAAACCATTTATCGGTGTTCATCATCTAGAAGGACACATTTATGCTTCTTATCTAAGTGATCCAGAATTAACCCCACCTTTTTTGTGTTTGTTGGTTTCTGGCGGTCATACCAGTCTGATTTATGTCAAAGATTGTGGTGTATATGAAAACTTAGGAGAAACTCGCGATGACGCGGCTGGCGAAGCCTTTGATAAAGTGGCACGGTTGTTAAATCTGAGTTATCCAGGTGGCCCCATAATTGACAAACTAGCGCAACAGGGAAATCCACAGACTTTTCCCTTACCAGAAGGTAATATTTCTCTTCCAGGTGGCGGGTATCATCCCTATGACTCTAGTTTTAGTGGCTTAAAGACAGCAGTACTGCGATTAGTGCAAAAACTGCAACAGGATAGTAGCGAACCGCTACCAGTGAATGATATAGCGGCGAGTTTTCAAGCAAGCGTAGCGCGATCGCTAACCAAACGTGCGATCGCCTGTGCCTTAGACTACGGTCTTAACACCATTGCTATTGGTGGAGGTGTCGCAGCCAATAGTGAACTCCGCAAACAGCTACAACAAGCCGCTACTAAGCATAATTTGCAAGTGCTATTCCCCCCTCTGAAATTCTGCACCGATAACGCCGCCATGATTGGCTGTGCCGCCGCAGAGCATTTAAATCGAGGTCATACATCCCCTTTAACACTAGGAACCCAATCTCGCCTTGCTTTGGCTAATGTGATGGAAATTTACAAGCACTAA